The genomic interval AGAATCAGGAAGAACCCAGGGGCTGGGGCCTGGGGGGGCCCGAGTCACTGAGAGACGTGGCGGCTGATGAGGAACCGGATGCCTGGGTCCTGGCAGAGACCTGGACTCTTTGTCCTAGGATGCCTGGCTTGGAGGAAGGGGGGGCAAGCATGGACAATGGCCTAGACGTCACCCCTTGTCCCAGAACATCTTGAGCCAGAGAACAAAGAGCCGCACCCTGATCTGGAGCCAGGAGTGCAGTGCCCTGgtcacttgcccagggacaaGGTGAGACGGGGGGAACCACAAAAGACAGACCATGATGAGGGTGACAGGAAGGACAGACAAATGGGGGACAAGGAAAAAGGGCCACAAAGCCATGGAGAAACAGAAGGGGCCCCAGGCTGGGCAAACAGGGAGAGAATGGGATGAAGGGACATGGGGAACAGTGGGGACAATaggatagagcagtgatgggcaaactacggccccctgaaatgttctatccagctgagacattattcctaatctgacgaatacaacgagtaggatacaatacaatgagacttggaaagagctgccttagaaacagactgacagaggagcatttcctttcctttggcccctctttaaaaagtttgcccatcactgggataCAGTATGGATGATCCCACAAGGACAGTGTGGGGGGACGTGGAGGACCGAGAGGTGGGGAGACTGTGGTGGGGACAGGGGCCACATTCCAGGGGTGCCAGCGTGAGGAGAAGTGGGAAAGAGATGAAAGGAGGAACAGAGACTGAGGAAACAATGTTGGAGAGAGATGACACgatggggggtggtggtggacaCAATTAacagtgggggagggagagtgtGGGGAGCAAACAAGAATTTGGAGGTGCCCTGAGGTAGAAAATCCAGGCATGTGGGGAGAATGAGGGAGAACAATGGGGCGGGGGACAAAGGTTTGAGGTGACCCGGACGGCGAAGGGTTTGCTAGAGAGACATTAGGGACCCTGTGTCGGGGGAATAAGAGTGACAGCAAGAAGCTGGGGAGACCTGGCAAGAGGGGGAAGAGCCAGGCccgtgaaaggaaagaaagacagtgTACTGTTGAAGGGCCGTGGGAGGGAGAACATGTGGGGAGATCAGTGGCCAGGACCCCGGAAGGCCACAGAGAAGCCAGCTCCTGTGGGGGCACGTGGGAAAGAGTGAGGAGGCAGCATACAGGCAGGATAGGAGGGCTAGTGtggtgggaaggaagggaaggaccCCAGGGTTAGTGAGGGGGGCTACAGGGAACGGTGTGACTGTGTGACAGGTCTAAGAGACAGGCAAGAAAGAGATTGGGATAGAAATGGGGTGGGGggtagagaggaggggaggacaGGCAGAGAATGGGGTCaaacagaggaagagggagacaggAAAGGCAAAGGAAGGGGAATACAGACACAATTTGGGAGCGACAGTGTAGGAAGCAGGGAGACATGGAAGACACTGAAGGCACCAGGAGATAATGTGAGGGGACTGTGGGTTGGAGATATAGGGTAGTCGTCTTCTCCTCTCCGGGACCCCCACCCCTATTATCCTCACCCTTCCTTTCTGCTCATCTAGtagactgtttcttttttttttttggctcctaggtggaagattggtaagggtgggcaatgggggtcaagtgacttgcccagggtcacacagctgggaagtggctgaggccggatttgaacctaggacctcccttctctaggcctgactctcaatccactgagctacccacctgccccctagACTATTTCTTTTTGCAGGAAGAAGTGGCTCATCTCTGCCCATGGGCATTCTCCAGTGGCCCAAGGAGGGTCTTACCCATATGTGTCTTCCCAAGGCTCTGTGGGGGACGGGAGGAATAGGAAAGGTTCTGTCActggggcagggaggggaagAACTTTCCTCCTTCCGTTTGCTAGTAGAATGAAagctctttgtttctgtctccagtgcctagcacagtgtctggcacataggcacttaagaaatgattGATTCAGTAAACAAAAGGAGAAACaatggggaagagggaagtagaaaaaaattcgTAATAAATAACCTTGGATGTCTCTCCTGGAGTTGAAGGGAAGGATCTGCCCATGCAGGGAGGTATCAAAGCAGAAGTCAGAGGAACTCCTGCAGGCTGGCCTGTGAACGAGCCCCATTGAGAGGCCAAACCCTAGGCCGCCTTAGATGTTTCCTGGCTCTGGATTTGAGTTTGCTCCATTCCTCCAGTCCCAGGGCCCCAGCTCAGATTCCATCTGTTAAATGGCCCAACAGCTAATAGTCTCGTCCTATTTAATTGTCTCGGACCTCGTGAGCCTAATTGGTGGGATTCCATAGGCATAGGCagttcagagttggaagagaacttgGAGATCATCCAGCCCAGCCCTCCTTTGACAGAGAGGGAGCCTGAGGCAGAGAAGCTGTAGAATGCTCATCCAGTTACTCTGCTAacgtgtctgaggcaagatctgaagccaggacttcccaattccaagccaCACTACTAGACTTCGGAGTGGGGCTTCAGATCCATTATTCAATTTATACATGGCCCAAACGGGACGCAGAATCTCCCGGGGTCAGAAAACAGAGCTTGGAACTGATGGGACCAAGCCCGACCTTGTCTGGTATCCAAAGCTCTCTCCAACGTTTTCTCCTACCATTCCTCCTCAGGCCCTGTCCCGTCAGCCTCCACTCCTCTCCCTGTCTCCGTCTATCCCATAcagccttctctcctttccttggcGAGGGCCTCGGGATCACATTCCAGCTCTCCCCGCTTCGAGGAAGAGCCCTGGCCAGCGCGCCTCGTCCCCCACCAGCCTGACTCCCGTCACCCTGGAGACACTGGGCAGCGCAGGAGCCTTTGGAACCGAGTCTGGAGAAGCTGTGGACCACAGCTGGCTAACTGGGGAGTCCTGGAGCTGAGTGTTCCCTGGGGTAATGACCCGAATCCATCACCGCTGATAAATTGGCCAGGCCACGGCCTTCCCGTTGGCCACAAGAAACTACGCATGACCAGTGGGGTGATGACAACACTTGCCTAGCCCGTCCTCAGCTGCGTCCAGTGCTGCTGGGTGACTGGTTTGTGAACAAAGGAAATCCTTAGTGATCACAGTAAAACCAGCCTCTTGCCCACCCTTCACAGTGACTCGATATCACCATGAACTGTGCAAAATGGCGTTGGATtcaggaagttctaggttcaaatcccacctcagattcttactagtgGTGTCACCGTGGGTGTCATTGgtttttcttggcctcagtttccacatctgtaagatgagaaagTTTAACTAGATGGTCCCTAGGGTCCTTCTAACTGTAAACCTATGATCCTCATTAGTCTCTCCCATGTCTCCCTAGCTCAAAAAACCCCTTTGGTACTCAGAAGACAAAGCCCAAAGTTCTCTGTCTGACATTCAAGGCCTTCTGTAATCTAGACCCACCATTTTTCCTTGTGTACTCTATACTCCAAAATGTCCCCTGGAATCCCCCACATTGGGCTCTCAACCTGGAAGTTCTGCCCCTCTGCCCTGCCCACTGCCCCATTTTGGCCTAGCTGAATGCCATCGATCCTTGAGGACCCAGTTGAGGCATGTCCTCCAGGCAGTAGGCACTGATTTCTTCTTCAGCCTCATGCCTGTTCGTGTGTTTGTGCCCTGATCTTGTCCTGGGCAGCATTGGGGCTACAGGGGTGACTGGCAGAGTATGAGCCCCGGAGGGGGAAGGGACCCtgaaaatcctcattttacagataaggccactaaggcccagagacagaatgTGAACCCTGGAGAGAAGGGGCAGGACTGCGGAGGATAAACCAAGCTGGCACCCAAGGAGGGAGAAGCTCCGGACGGGAGAGAGCTCAAACGATGATAATGTTCTCCTTATCCCACAGGGGTCAGGCTCCCAGGCTGGTCCAAGGCAGGCCACCGAGAATCCTCGGGATGGGGTGGAGGCCCGGGTACCACTCTCAAATCTGCCATGGACTCAGTGTGTGGCTGTGGGCAGTTCTCTTGCCCACTCTAGGCCTAAAACGAGAGGGGTGGCCTGAGGCTCTAAGTTGCCTCTGGCTCTGACATCTGGGCCGTCTGTCATTAGTCAGTCCTAGCTGGGCAGCTGTTTAGTTGGGACAGGATTTCTAGCTTGGCCAAGATGGGGTGAGTGGGAGGACATCCAATTAGCGTGTCTTTGGGTGTCTGGCGCATGGTCAGGTCTGGGAATGAGGTAGCCCCTAACCCAGCCAGACCAGGCCCTGACCATCCCAAGGACTCGAGACTCGCCATCCTGGGGGTGGTTTCATTGTCTGTCCAGCTCTGAGAGTAAAAAAGGGTGAGATAATCTGGCTCCCCTATAGCCAGACTTGAGAAATTCACAATTTGGCCCCTAAGCTCCAGGAGCCCCAAACCCCAACAACTACTGGCCCCTGGCTCCTAGCGCATCCATAGGCACTGACGCCCAGGCCCTGGGGTTCTAGTTTCCCAGGTCTGGGGACCAACTCAGGGCCTGGGCTTGAGGGGAGTTTTCTGAAAAGGGCAAAGGGTGTGCGTGAGGGTGACGATCACCCCTTTTATTTTCTCCCCTACAAAGGCCCCACCCCGGGCagctgaatgactgaatgaatggacagacagacaggtaagGGAATGAGTGAGGCCAGAGCTTAGAAAAATAGGTTTCTCTTGACATAATCTCCATAGTGTTCCCACTTTCCCGCCAAGTCCCCTGCGGGATAGTTAAAAATAGGAGGTTGGGCAGGAGCTGCGAGGTGGGCCAGCATCCAAGCATGGACTCCCCCCATGCCCATTCTTGGCCCAGCCACAGCCCCTGGGACCTACTCTGTCCGTGTCCTTCCCTGGAGCCAGGGCGAGGGGTGCCTGGAAGGCCAGGCCAGCCTAGGCCGAGGAACATCCCTGGACCAAGGCCAGGTCTCAGAGCATCCAAGGGGCCAAGAGAGTGCCAGGCTGAGGTGGGAGATGTTCTAGGGAGCAGTCTGGGGCTAGGGATGTCTGAGGGGCCTCCCTCAGGATCATTGCCCTCCACGTTCATGAGCGAGGCGGCCCCGAGGCCCCCTTGAGGGCTCAAAGTCCAGCTGTACCAAGGTGTGGCCCTTGACTGGCGTCGGAGGCGTAGGGTCCGAGTCTGAGGCTGAGCTCTCGGGCCCAGGGGCCGGGGCCCCGCCATTGGTCTGGGAGCAGACGCTGCTCACTCCTCCCCGCGCCGCAGGCTTGCCCGGTGGCTGGTCACCATGCACCTTGTATCGGAGCAGCagtaggaaaatgaagcccagtaCGGAGGCGACGATGACGCCCCCCAGAGCGATGATCATGGTGCCCCCCAGGACGGGAGCCGCCGAATGGGGCGAACGGCACGGCCGCAGCTCAGGCTCCGTAGAAAAGCGGGCACAGCCCACGGCCCGCGTGGCCGTCAGCCCGGTGGCCCCATCCTCGGATACTGCCAGCACACAGAGGTCGTAGGTACGCCCGGACACCAAGTCTGTCAGGTGGAAGGAGCGGCTCCCGGCCGGGACCATCCTGCAGGCAAGAAGAGAACTGAACTTGGCTTCGGGCCCCAGATGGGCTCCCCCAGAATTGGGGGCTGCTGCCTTTTCCTCTATGTTCCCTGggcctagcacagagcctggcactgAGTGGGCACTGGGGAAATGCTTGAACGGAACTGAATCCTCTGCCAGCTTCTGCCTCCCAGCCTACCTCACCCCCCTCCCGGCTCAGCCCCCTCGTAGCGAAGGGACCCGCTTCCTTTTGGCTCAGACATCCCATTTCCTTCCCCCCTGCCGCCCGGTCCATCTTTTTACTTCCCACTTTCCCCCTCAGCCCCATCACCCGATTCCCCCCTACTTCCACTGTCCCGTCATCTTCACCCCatcacagatttaaagccagaaggGGCTGGGAGGCTGAGGGGTCCAAGCcacttattttagagataaggaaagggaggccaagagagcttaagtgactggcccagggccgTCCAGCTAGTCACTgctggaggcaggatttggaaTGGTCCTTCCTGCCTCCACCTCCACCAGGATGATGCTCTCTCCACGCTGCCCAGCGTCTGTCTGGAGCTCCCTCCCACTCATCCTCACTCACCTGTAGACGAGGATGTCGTCGGCAGAGCTGTTGTACTGGATCTGGTACATGCGGAGGCCGGGGACAGGCCCGTGGTCGGGCCAGCGGATGAGGGCAGCCGTGGCACTGCGCTCGGCCACCTGGACGCTGCCCCCGTCACCGTCGCCGTCGTGTTCGGGGGCCCGGGGCTCCAGGGGGGCCagggaggaggaggcagaggaggaggaggagggggtgaGCGGGGCGCCCCCCTCGCCATCCTCTCCTTCCCCGCGGGGCTCGCAGCTGGTGCTGTTGGCCAGCTGGGGCGGGGGCGGCCCCACGGTGAGCTCCACGGAGGCGGTGGCTTCCCCGGCGGCATTGGCCGCGATGCAGGTGAAGACGCCGCCGTCGCCAGGCGTGGCTGCCAGCAGCTCCAGCGTTCCGTTGGGAAAGGCCCGAGTGCGACTGGAGTTCCCCAGAAGCCGGCCTCGGGGGGACACCCAGCGGACCCGGGGCTCAGGGTCTCCGGCGGCCCGGCAGCGCAGGGAGGCCGTGCGGCCCTCGGCCACGGCCACGGGGGGCGATCGGTGGGTGACCACCGGAGGCTCGCACACAAACTCGTCCTCCCGCACGGCCCAGAAGGAGCGGCCTCCCAGGGCCGGCGGGGAGGCACAGGCCTCCAGGTCATCCTCCCGGGCCAGCCTCCTCAGCCACACCAGCTCACAGTTGCAGTGAAGCGGGTTCCCCCCAAAGGCCAGTACCAGGGCGGAGGCCGGTGCGCCGGGCCTGGGCCGGGACAGCACCGGAAGGCGGGAAAAAAGAGGGTCTGGGGGGATGGTGGTGAGCCGGTTCGCCGTCATGTCCAGCCTGGCCAGCTTGTGCAGCCCAGCAAAGGCCCCGGCGGGCACGGCCGCCAGCAGGTTGTGGTCCAGGCCCAGAGTGTTCACGTTGGCCAGCCGGGCCACGGCGTCCCAGGGCAGGGCCTCCAGGTTGTTGTAGC from Gracilinanus agilis isolate LMUSP501 unplaced genomic scaffold, AgileGrace unplaced_scaffold48469, whole genome shotgun sequence carries:
- the LRFN3 gene encoding leucine-rich repeat and fibronectin type-III domain-containing protein 3, whose translation is LLGASLHTCGMRMLGLPLLCLLALSPPQPGAASAVGPASVPDAMAGSVSGPCPRRCRCQTSSPPRSVLCPGAGLLFVPPGLDRRASELRLPDNFIASVRRRDLANMTGLLHLSLSRNTLAHIAPGAFADLRALRALHLDGNRLSSLGAAQLRGLVSLRHLILANNQLGVLAAGALADCAETLEDLDLSYNNLEALPWDAVARLANVNTLGLDHNLLAAVPAGAFAGLHKLARLDMTANRLTTIPPDPLFSRLPVLSRPRPGAPASALVLAFGGNPLHCNCELVWLRRLAREDDLEACASPPALGGRSFWAVREDEFVCEPPVVTHRSPPVAVAEGRTASLRCRAAGDPEPRVRWVSPRGRLLGNSSRTRAFPNGTLELLAATPGDGGVFTCIAANAAGEATASVELTVGPPPPQLANSTSCEPRGEGEDGEGGAPLTPSSSSSASSSLAPLEPRAPEHDGDGDGGSVQVAERSATAALIRWPDHGPVPGLRMYQIQYNSSADDILVYRMVPAGSRSFHLTDLVSGRTYDLCVLAVSEDGATGLTATRAVGCARFSTEPELRPCRSPHSAAPVLGGTMIIALGGVIVASVLGFIFLLLLRYKVHGDQPPGKPAARGGVSSVCSQTNGGAPAPGPESSASDSDPTPPTPVKGHTLVQLDFEPSRGPRGRLAHERGGQ